A DNA window from Micromonospora sp. NBC_01739 contains the following coding sequences:
- a CDS encoding ribose-phosphate diphosphokinase translates to MGSIVAENRKSLMLFSGRGFPELAKEIGEVLGVAPTPADAYEFANGEIFVRFKDSVRGSDAFVVQSVTHGVNTWVMETLIMVDALKRGSAKRITVVLPFYPYSRQDKKHRGREPISARLVADLLKTAGANRILTVDLHTAQIQGFFDGPVDHLFAMDILAEYVERRYAGRPMTVVAPDSGRVRVAERWTDRLGGCPLAFIHKTRDPLKPNQVVANRVVGEVEGRVCLIVDDMIDTGGTICKAADILKESGAADVIVASTHALLSDPATERLKNSPISEVVVTNTLPLPPEKQLDKLTVLSIAPLLARAIREVFDDGSVTTLFGGLS, encoded by the coding sequence ATGGGCAGCATCGTCGCCGAAAACCGCAAGAGCCTGATGCTCTTTTCCGGACGTGGCTTTCCGGAGCTGGCCAAGGAGATCGGCGAGGTGCTCGGTGTAGCGCCGACGCCGGCCGACGCGTACGAGTTCGCCAACGGCGAGATCTTCGTACGGTTCAAGGACTCGGTACGTGGTTCGGACGCCTTCGTGGTGCAGTCCGTCACGCACGGGGTGAACACCTGGGTCATGGAGACCCTGATCATGGTCGACGCGTTGAAGCGGGGCTCCGCCAAGCGCATCACCGTGGTTCTGCCGTTCTATCCGTACTCCCGGCAGGACAAGAAGCACCGGGGCCGGGAGCCGATCTCGGCCCGGCTGGTCGCCGATCTGCTGAAGACGGCCGGGGCGAACCGGATCCTCACGGTGGACCTGCACACCGCGCAGATCCAGGGCTTCTTCGACGGGCCGGTGGATCACCTCTTCGCGATGGACATCCTGGCCGAGTACGTGGAGCGCCGGTACGCCGGTCGGCCGATGACGGTGGTCGCCCCGGACTCGGGTCGGGTGCGGGTGGCCGAGCGGTGGACCGACCGGCTGGGTGGCTGCCCGCTGGCGTTCATCCACAAGACCCGGGATCCGCTGAAGCCGAACCAGGTGGTGGCGAACCGGGTGGTCGGTGAGGTCGAGGGTCGGGTCTGCCTGATCGTCGACGACATGATCGACACGGGTGGGACGATCTGCAAGGCGGCGGACATCCTGAAGGAGTCCGGTGCAGCGGACGTGATCGTGGCCTCCACCCACGCCCTGCTCTCCGACCCGGCGACGGAGCGGTTGAAGAACAGCCCGATCAGCGAGGTGGTGGTGACCAACACCCTGCCGCTGCCGCCGGAGAAGCAACTCGACAAGCTGACCGTGCTGTCCATCGCGCCGCTGCTGGCGCGGGCCATCCGTGAGGTGTTCGACGACGGCTCGGTGACGACCCTCTTCGGTGGGCTCAGCTGA
- the glmU gene encoding bifunctional UDP-N-acetylglucosamine diphosphorylase/glucosamine-1-phosphate N-acetyltransferase GlmU, translating into MSEPQLRTVVVLAAGEGKRMKSSLPKVLHPLLGRTLLGHVLSAAEPLGAQRTMVVVGHGADQVRAHLAEVAPEATAVHQAEQLGTGHAVRIALEAAPETTGTVVVLNGDVPLLRPETVAALVATHEGERAAATVLTAEVPDPTGLGRIVRDQAGRLEQIVEQRDATTGQQAIKEINAGIYAFDAGRLRDVLGKLSTDNDQGEEYLTDVFGLLVSAGEPVAVHRAADHTETLGCNDRVELAGLRRLLRDRVNEGWMRAGVSLLDPATTWIDVTVALDRDAVVDQNTQLLGGSVVGSGAVVGPDVTLIDTVVGAGATVLRSHAVGAQVGPGASVGPYAYLRPDARLAEKSKVGTFVEVKNSEVGAGAKVPHLSYVGDATIGARANIGAATIFVNYDGVKKSRTVIGEGAFVGCDTNLIAPVEVGPGAYVAAGSAITTDVPPGALGVTRAQQRNIGGWVARNRPGTVSAEAAERALQGAPSQVPPASEGEAIHGAAESVGTVTEAGDTATE; encoded by the coding sequence GTGTCCGAGCCCCAACTCCGTACCGTCGTCGTGCTCGCCGCCGGTGAGGGCAAGCGGATGAAGTCCTCCCTGCCCAAGGTGTTGCATCCGCTGCTTGGTCGTACCCTGCTCGGTCATGTGTTGAGCGCCGCCGAGCCGCTGGGGGCCCAGCGGACCATGGTGGTGGTGGGGCACGGCGCGGACCAGGTCCGGGCGCACCTGGCCGAGGTGGCCCCGGAGGCCACCGCGGTGCATCAGGCGGAGCAGCTCGGCACCGGGCACGCGGTGCGGATCGCGTTGGAGGCGGCGCCGGAGACCACCGGCACGGTGGTGGTGCTCAACGGTGACGTGCCGCTGCTGCGCCCGGAGACGGTCGCCGCCCTGGTGGCGACCCACGAGGGGGAGCGGGCCGCGGCCACCGTGCTGACCGCCGAGGTGCCGGATCCGACCGGCCTGGGCCGCATCGTGCGGGACCAGGCGGGTCGGCTGGAGCAGATCGTCGAGCAGCGTGACGCCACCACCGGTCAGCAGGCGATCAAGGAGATCAACGCCGGCATCTACGCCTTCGACGCCGGTCGGTTGCGGGACGTGCTGGGCAAGCTCTCCACCGACAACGATCAGGGCGAGGAGTACCTGACCGACGTGTTCGGTCTGCTGGTCTCGGCCGGGGAGCCGGTGGCGGTGCACCGGGCGGCCGACCACACCGAGACCCTGGGCTGCAACGACCGGGTGGAGCTGGCGGGGCTGCGGCGACTGCTGCGGGACCGGGTGAACGAGGGCTGGATGCGGGCCGGGGTGAGCCTGCTGGATCCGGCCACGACCTGGATCGACGTGACGGTGGCGCTGGACCGCGACGCGGTGGTGGATCAGAACACCCAGTTGTTGGGCGGTTCGGTGGTCGGCAGTGGTGCGGTGGTCGGTCCGGACGTGACCCTGATCGACACGGTGGTGGGTGCCGGGGCGACCGTGCTGCGCAGCCACGCGGTCGGTGCCCAGGTCGGCCCGGGGGCCAGCGTCGGCCCGTACGCCTATCTGCGACCGGATGCCCGGTTGGCCGAGAAGTCGAAGGTCGGCACCTTCGTCGAGGTGAAGAACTCCGAGGTGGGTGCGGGGGCCAAGGTGCCACACCTGTCGTATGTGGGTGACGCGACGATCGGGGCGCGGGCGAACATCGGCGCGGCGACGATCTTCGTGAACTACGACGGGGTGAAGAAGAGCCGGACCGTGATCGGCGAGGGTGCCTTCGTGGGCTGCGACACGAACCTGATCGCGCCGGTCGAGGTGGGGCCGGGGGCGTACGTCGCGGCGGGCAGTGCGATCACCACGGACGTACCCCCGGGTGCTCTGGGGGTGACGCGGGCGCAGCAGCGCAACATCGGTGGTTGGGTGGCCCGCAACCGGCCCGGGACGGTTTCCGCGGAGGCGGCCGAGCGGGCCTTGCAGGGTGCTCCGTCCCAGGTTCCGCCCGCAAGTGAAGGTGAGGCAATCCACGGTGCTGCCGAGTCGGTGGGAACCGTGACCGAGGCGGGAGATACTGCAACCGAATAG
- a CDS encoding helix-turn-helix domain-containing protein, which translates to MADPQSDEVRRLRAEEHLSVREIRARTGLGRNRVYALLRGVPPPERTRRPNAKDDLRAEALALRSTGHSVPEIARQLSVSRSTAYLWVRHLPLARDPEQERERRQAHSKAMTEGRWATYRQARDEAQAAAHDSAARAVGELDDRDVLLLGAVTYWCEGTKSKPWRRDDHVQFINSDPGLLLLFLRFLEVCGVDRTVATYRVSIHETADAEAAADWWAGRLALPRDRFQRATLKKHKATTVRRNVGDTYRGCLVINVPGSRELYWRIEGMIAGLFQSVTAR; encoded by the coding sequence ATGGCCGACCCCCAGAGTGACGAGGTGCGCCGCCTGCGCGCCGAGGAGCACCTCTCCGTGCGGGAGATCCGGGCCCGCACCGGGCTGGGCCGCAACCGGGTGTACGCGCTGCTGCGCGGCGTACCGCCGCCGGAGCGGACCCGACGACCCAACGCCAAGGACGACCTGCGGGCCGAGGCCCTCGCGTTGCGCTCGACGGGGCACTCCGTACCGGAGATCGCGCGACAGTTGAGCGTCAGCAGGTCGACGGCGTACCTCTGGGTGCGGCACCTGCCGCTGGCCCGTGACCCGGAGCAGGAGCGGGAACGCCGCCAAGCCCACTCGAAGGCCATGACCGAAGGCCGGTGGGCGACATACCGCCAGGCACGCGATGAGGCCCAGGCGGCTGCGCACGACTCGGCTGCCCGTGCCGTCGGTGAACTCGACGACCGGGACGTTCTGCTGCTCGGTGCGGTCACCTACTGGTGTGAGGGCACCAAGTCCAAGCCCTGGCGCCGAGACGACCATGTGCAGTTCATCAACAGTGATCCGGGACTGCTGTTGCTCTTCCTTAGGTTCCTGGAGGTCTGCGGGGTCGACCGCACCGTGGCGACCTATCGGGTGAGCATCCACGAGACCGCCGACGCCGAGGCCGCCGCCGACTGGTGGGCGGGGAGACTGGCGTTGCCGCGCGACCGTTTCCAGCGAGCAACGCTGAAGAAGCACAAGGCCACCACGGTGCGTCGAAACGTCGGGGACACTTATCGCGGCTGCCTTGTGATCAATGTGCCGGGCAGCCGTGAGCTCTACTGGCGAATTGAGGGTATGATCGCCGGGCTGTTCCAGTCCGTGACGGCACGCTGA
- a CDS encoding acyl-CoA desaturase — MSTALLDSGPKPLTQGAQSRGILVALWAFVVIPFLALFAAVPVAWGGWLSWVDVGVAGFWYVVSGLGITVGYHRYFTHGSFKAKRWLRVALAGSGSLAVQGDIIQWVADHRRHHAFSDLEGDPHSPWRFGTSVWGLTKGLFHAHMGWLFGRELSNRERFAPDLLNDRDIRRVGELFPVLVIVSVLGPALMGGLLTWSWQGALTALFWGGLVRISLLHHVTWSINSVCHVYGERPFMMRNGDRASNFWPLAIVSFGESWHNLHHADPTSARHGVLKGQIDISARVIWLFEKVGAAWDVRWPKPERLAAKLAKPADQTV; from the coding sequence ATGTCCACTGCCCTACTCGACTCCGGCCCGAAACCGCTAACCCAGGGTGCCCAGTCGCGCGGGATCCTCGTCGCGCTGTGGGCCTTTGTGGTGATTCCTTTCCTCGCGTTGTTCGCCGCCGTACCGGTGGCCTGGGGTGGTTGGCTCAGCTGGGTCGACGTGGGTGTCGCCGGCTTCTGGTACGTGGTGTCCGGCCTGGGTATCACGGTGGGCTACCACCGGTACTTCACCCACGGCTCGTTCAAGGCGAAGCGGTGGCTGCGGGTGGCCCTGGCCGGTTCCGGTTCCCTCGCCGTGCAGGGCGACATCATCCAGTGGGTGGCCGACCACCGTCGCCACCACGCCTTCTCCGATCTGGAGGGTGACCCGCACTCGCCGTGGCGCTTCGGCACCAGCGTGTGGGGCCTGACCAAGGGGCTGTTCCACGCCCACATGGGCTGGCTGTTCGGCCGTGAACTGTCCAACCGGGAGCGTTTCGCCCCGGATCTGCTCAACGATCGGGACATCCGGCGGGTCGGTGAACTCTTCCCCGTGCTGGTGATCGTCTCGGTGCTCGGTCCGGCGCTGATGGGTGGGCTGCTGACCTGGTCCTGGCAGGGTGCCTTGACCGCGTTGTTCTGGGGCGGCCTGGTCCGCATCTCCCTGCTGCACCACGTCACCTGGTCGATCAACTCGGTGTGCCACGTGTACGGGGAACGGCCGTTCATGATGCGCAACGGTGACCGGGCGTCGAACTTCTGGCCGTTGGCCATCGTGTCCTTCGGGGAGAGCTGGCACAACCTGCACCACGCCGATCCGACGAGTGCCCGGCACGGGGTGCTGAAGGGTCAGATCGACATCTCGGCCCGGGTCATCTGGCTGTTCGAGAAGGTCGGCGCGGCGTGGGATGTGCGCTGGCCGAAGCCGGAGCGGCTGGCGGCGAAGCTGGCCAAGCCGGCTGACCAGACGGTCTAG
- a CDS encoding TetR/AcrR family transcriptional regulator, with the protein MAEVPSGESDKRRRTVRAASTKPTSRVRMSAAQRREQLIAIGRQIFAERGFDATSIEEVASRAKVSKPVVYEHFGGKEGLYAVVVDREVRSLLDRITTALTAGNPRELLEQAALALLGYIEEETSGFRVLVRESPVLSATGNFSSVMNDVAHQVEHILGAEFSSRGYDPKLAELYAQALVGMVALTGRWWLEVRKPRKETVAAHLVNLSWNGLSHLEAKPGLISAGR; encoded by the coding sequence ATGGCCGAGGTTCCCAGCGGGGAAAGCGACAAGCGGCGGCGTACGGTGCGCGCCGCGTCGACCAAGCCGACCTCGCGGGTACGCATGTCGGCCGCGCAACGGCGCGAGCAACTGATCGCGATCGGTCGGCAGATCTTCGCCGAGCGGGGTTTCGACGCCACCTCCATAGAGGAGGTGGCGTCGCGCGCCAAGGTGTCCAAGCCGGTGGTCTACGAGCACTTCGGTGGCAAGGAAGGGCTCTACGCGGTGGTCGTGGACCGGGAGGTCCGGTCCCTGCTGGACCGGATCACCACGGCGCTGACCGCCGGCAATCCGCGCGAGTTGCTGGAGCAGGCGGCGTTGGCCCTGCTCGGCTACATCGAGGAGGAGACCAGCGGGTTCCGGGTGCTGGTACGCGAGTCGCCGGTGCTCTCCGCGACCGGCAACTTCAGCAGTGTGATGAACGATGTGGCGCATCAGGTGGAGCACATCCTGGGTGCGGAGTTCTCCAGCCGGGGCTACGACCCGAAGCTAGCGGAGTTGTACGCGCAGGCCCTGGTGGGCATGGTCGCGTTGACCGGCCGTTGGTGGTTGGAGGTGCGTAAGCCGCGCAAGGAGACGGTGGCGGCGCACCTGGTCAACCTGTCCTGGAACGGCTTGTCGCACCTGGAGGCGAAACCAGGGTTGATCAGCGCGGGACGCTGA
- a CDS encoding DUF4383 domain-containing protein: protein MHIPINHPARLFYRVLSGLIGLYILAFGVWGTASTWGEPLFARDSNWALGLRTNLAFSLVSVIFGIVLIIGASRRGNLGHYMNLTAGAVFLITGLLMMSFLQTRANFLNFSMSTVVVSLLFGLILLGTGLYDKVGPPEHAEAERNRRYHPVAESHRR from the coding sequence ATGCACATTCCCATCAACCACCCGGCGCGGCTGTTCTACCGGGTGCTGTCCGGCCTGATCGGGCTCTACATCCTGGCCTTCGGGGTCTGGGGTACCGCCTCCACCTGGGGTGAACCGCTGTTCGCCCGGGACAGCAACTGGGCCCTGGGACTGCGGACCAACCTGGCCTTCTCGCTCGTCTCGGTGATCTTCGGGATCGTGCTGATCATCGGGGCCTCCCGGCGCGGCAACCTGGGTCACTACATGAACCTGACCGCCGGAGCCGTCTTCCTGATCACCGGTCTGCTGATGATGTCCTTCCTGCAGACCCGCGCCAACTTCCTGAACTTCTCGATGTCGACCGTGGTCGTGTCGCTGCTCTTCGGCCTGATCCTGCTCGGCACCGGGCTCTACGACAAGGTGGGGCCGCCGGAGCACGCCGAGGCCGAACGCAACCGCCGCTATCACCCCGTCGCCGAGAGCCACCGCCGCTGA
- a CDS encoding DUF4383 domain-containing protein: MAHTPVNHPARPIYRAIGGLIGLYLVIFGVLGFFASAGDPFFGQGDTRVLGQGTNLGLSLLSLIFGAAVLAGTAIGRNLDVLINQWSAYLIMVVSLGGLAFIRTEANIFNFSVATVVVLMLLSLTLLMVGMYSKVGTDEEHEAWQKARLVL, translated from the coding sequence ATGGCCCACACCCCCGTCAACCACCCCGCGCGGCCGATCTACCGGGCGATCGGCGGGCTGATCGGTCTGTACCTGGTGATCTTCGGTGTGCTCGGCTTCTTCGCCAGCGCAGGCGACCCGTTCTTCGGGCAGGGCGACACCCGGGTGCTCGGGCAGGGGACCAACCTCGGCCTCTCGCTGCTGAGCCTCATCTTCGGCGCCGCCGTGCTGGCCGGTACGGCGATCGGCCGCAACCTGGACGTGCTGATCAACCAGTGGAGCGCGTACCTGATCATGGTGGTCAGCCTGGGTGGGCTGGCCTTCATCCGCACCGAGGCCAACATCTTCAACTTCAGCGTGGCCACGGTCGTCGTGCTGATGCTGCTCAGCCTGACCCTGCTGATGGTCGGCATGTACAGCAAGGTGGGTACGGACGAGGAGCACGAGGCTTGGCAGAAGGCTCGGCTCGTGCTCTGA